The Coffea arabica cultivar ET-39 chromosome 1e, Coffea Arabica ET-39 HiFi, whole genome shotgun sequence genome has a window encoding:
- the LOC113692636 gene encoding uncharacterized protein — MEFNFLATFHQHSVMDFPIWKHFTSTIIPFLELYLTQFQIVLNFVLLNFLSTNSWGQIPSSLGDLRLLELLNLGFNYFTSDSSSAELSFITSLTNCKSLTRLALSNNPINGMLPYSIGNLSTSLQLLEARDCKIKGTIPDGIGNLSSLIILSLTNNELSGHLPARIKDLQKLQEMDLGNNKLSKVSLHFLCALHRLGAVNLGENKILGSIPKCLGNLTSLRYLNLSYNRLTSTPPVEIWNLKDLVGLDLYSNLLSGSLPDEIKNMRMASWIDLSINQFSGGIPNTLGEMQNLKFLFLQNNRLQGSIPESIGKMLSLDTLDPSHNFLSGSIPMSMENLQCLTYLNVSFNNLSGEIPSKGPFANFTVESFTSNGALCGVQRFHVPPCPSISAHRLRTKKVHRMMYILLGVILTVGALSFGYVYLRYRRKDELSSRANLPLVAMPERISYFELLKAANGYNESNLLGTGSFGSVYRGVLEDGRVVAVKVFNLQIQGEFKSFDVECEVLRNFRHRNLTKVISSCSNPEFKALVL; from the coding sequence ATGGAATTCAACTTTCTGGCAACCTTCCATCAACATTCGGTTATGGACTTCCCAATTTGGAAGCACTTTACGTCAACAATAATTCCTTTTTTGGAGCTTTACCTAACTCAATTTCAAATTGTTCTAAACTTCGTATTGCTGAACTTTCTCTCAACAAATTCATGGGGTCAAATTCCATCTTCCCTGGGGGACCTCAGGCTCCTTGAACTGCTGAATCTCGGCTTTAACTACTTCACTAGTGACTCCTCATCGGCAGAGTTGAGCTTCATCACCTCATTGACGAATTGCAAGAGTTTGACTCGATTGGCTTTGAGTAACAATCCAATAAATGGGATGCTTCCATATTCAATTGGTAATCTTTCAACTTCCCTTCAGTTATTAGAAGCAAGGGATTGTAAAATCAAGGGAACCATTCCAGATGGAATTGGAAACTTGAGCAGTTTGATTATCTTGAGCCTAACCAACAACGAGTTAAGTGGGCATTTGCCGGCTAGGATAAAAGATCTGCAAAAGCTTCAAGAAATGGATCTTGGTAACAACAAACTAAGCAAAGTCTCACTACATTTTCTTTGTGCTCTCCACAGACTGGGTGCAGTAAATCTAGGAGAAAATAAAATTCTGGGCTCAATTCCAAAGTGCTTGGGAAATCTTACTTCCCTAAGGTATCTTAACCTTAGTTACAATAGACTAACTTCCACCCCACCTGTAGAAATATGGAACCTAAAGGATCTCGTGGGGCTTGACCTTTACTCAAACTTGCTAAGTGGATCTCTGCCTGATGAGATTAAGAATATGAGGATGGCAAGCTGGATAGATTTGTCGATCAATCAGTTCTCAGGTGGCATTCCCAACACATTGGGAGAAATGCAGAActtgaaatttctttttttacaaAACAACAGATTGCAAGGATCAATCCCGGAGTCTATTGGTAAGATGTTAAGCTTGGATACATTGGACCCATCACATAACTTTCTTTCTGGATCAATTCCAATGTCAATGGAGAACCTTCAGTGTCTTACCTATCTCAATGTCTCTTTTAACAATTTAAGTGGTGAAATCCCTTCCAAGGGGCCTTTTGCAAACTTCACTGTTGAATCCTTCACTTCAAATGGAGCACTCTGTGGTGTTCAAAGGTTTCATGTGCCCCCCTGCCCAAGTATTTCAGCTCACAGATTGAGAACTAAAAAGGTGCATCGAATGATGTATATCTTACTAGGGGTAATTCTAACAGTGGGGGCCTTATCCTTTGGATATGTTTACCTAAGATACCGAAGGAAAGATGAGCTTTCTAGTAGAGCAAATTTACCCTTAGTTGCAATGCCAGAAAGAATTTCATATTTTGAGCTTCTAAAAGCAGCTAATGGGTACAATGAAAGCAATTTGTTGGGGACTGGAAGCTTTGGATCTGTTTATAGAGGGGTTCTTGAAGATGGAAGGGTTGTGGCCGTAAAAGTTTTTAATTTACAAATTCAAGGAGAATTCAAGAGTTTTGATGTAGAATGTGAAGTATTGCGTAATTTTCGTCATCGAAACCTCACAAAAGTCATCAGCAGTTGCTCTAATCCTGAGTTTAAGGCATTAGTGCTTTAG